TGGAGATGCATTATCATCAGTTTGGGTGTTTATTGTTGCACCTTTAATTGGTGGAACTTTGGCTGCTATTTGTTATAATATATTGTCAGCTGGAATTGAAGAAGAAGAATAAAAAAATTGAGTGCCACTGTGGCACTCAAAAGAACATTTCTACTTGTTAGAAAATTATTTAAAACTGTTAATAATTTTTATAATTTTAAAGTATAATAGAATGCAGAATGGTAGTTTTTATCATTCTGTTTTTTTTAGATTATTTAGGTTCTTTTCTTCTATAATCATCAACTGGATTACCGTACAGAAAATAAAATTATTTTTATAAATATATTAAAAAATATAATTTTAAAGAAATTAAATCAATACTCCTTTAGTTGACGGAATTTCATTCCTATATTTTTCATCAATACTCACAGCTTCTGCCAAGGCCCTAGCAACTCCTTTAAAAATTGACTCAATTATATGATGCGAATTCGTTCCTGCCATATTCTTTATATGCAATGTCGCATTTAAATGTCGTGTAAATCCAATAAAAAACTCTTCCACCAATTCTGTATCAAAAGTTCCAACTTTCTCAGTCGGAATATTTACATCAAAATTCAAAAAATATCTTCCACTTAAATCAACTGCAACCAATGTTAATGACTCATCCATTGGCAAAAGAAAGTTCCCATATCTCTTAACTCCTTTTAGATCTCCCAAAGCCTCATAAAAACATTTCCCAAGTGCAATCCCAATATCCTCCGTACTGTGATGATCATCAACTTGTGTATCTCCGTCACAATAAACCTTCAAGTCAAATCTCCCATGTTTTGCAAACAAATCAAGCATGTGATCCAAAAATCCCACTCCCGTATTATTTTCATATTTCCCAGTTCCATCGACATTTAATTTAACTTTTATTTTAGTTTCAAATGTATTTCTTTCAATTTTAGATTTTCTCATTGTTTTATTCTTCCTTTCTTTTCTTTTCTCTTGTTTTTTTATTTTTTCTTTAATTTTTTAAATTCTTTAACAATATTTAGCAAGAAGTCTCCTTCTTCTATAAGTGGGAGTAGTTCACTAACTATAAACAGTATATTCTATTTTTAAAATTTTTTCAAGTTTTTTAACTTTCTGTGCTTTAATTAAAAAAAAAAAGGAGAAATAACTATCTCCTCTTAAAATTTAAAACAAGTAACTTATTATACTTTTTATATTTGTGTATTATAAGTTACTGTAAATTTTGCCAAAATAAAAATTATTTATCTTGTTTGCACCAACTTTTATTTTCGTAGTCAACTACACAAGTAATATTTTTATTTTTTTTACCGCTGTTTTCCATTTCTTCTCTTGTCTGATACCCTTGTTGTTTAAAATTTGCAGTTGTATGAGTACTTGCACATCCTTGCATCATACCAAGAACTCCTAAAACTAAAACTGAATTTAAAGCTATTTTTTTCATATTAATCACTCCTATTTTATTGTCGTTTAATTATATCATAATTAACA
This genomic stretch from Leptotrichia sp. oral taxon 218 harbors:
- the hisB gene encoding imidazoleglycerol-phosphate dehydratase HisB codes for the protein MRKSKIERNTFETKIKVKLNVDGTGKYENNTGVGFLDHMLDLFAKHGRFDLKVYCDGDTQVDDHHSTEDIGIALGKCFYEALGDLKGVKRYGNFLLPMDESLTLVAVDLSGRYFLNFDVNIPTEKVGTFDTELVEEFFIGFTRHLNATLHIKNMAGTNSHHIIESIFKGVARALAEAVSIDEKYRNEIPSTKGVLI